The region GTGACTCGCCAAGCAATAAAGtactaaaatgtaataaattgcGGCTGAGTATGTGGGTCGTGGACGCTTTTATTAAATTAaccaagtgaaaaaaaaaagttcttctgGGTCAAAGTCCACTGTTAATCATATAACATGGCCCGGATTATCTGAGTCTTAGCTTTTAAAACGGACTAATGACGTCtagagtccacacacacacataccagctGATGCCTTTTTAGTCAGTGCAAACatataacgtgtgtgtgtgtgtgtacatatgctgTTTTTGAAGCTACAGCCTTCACCTTTGACCCGAAAGTGTTTGACTGAGAAGACGTCCTCCATGTCTGGTATGTCTGTCCTGCGTTCAAACTGCTTCTGGCTCCTGTTCCACTGGTACACCACAGGCCTCTGGGAGCTGCTGGACAGGATCAGGTGGGGCTTGTTGGAGATCTCCAAATATTCCACATCTGTGTCGCGGTACCACGGATGGAGAGACTGGTGGGAGTAGAAGCCATTGCCGTTCCACTTGTACACAGTTGTGGAGCCGGCctaaggaaagaaaaagtgtaAATATCAGTTGAACTTTTATTCAAAAGCTTCCGCAGTGGCACGAGTTCACAACCAAACATAACGgagaaacatttgaacaaacatcggTTTGAACTACCTtaactgacagaaaccatctttaagaaaaagttatttgacATGTAGTTTGGCCAATGTTCCATCTACTGAAATAATGatggcaggatttatgacctacactccagccagccaccaggggggcgaTCGAGACACTGTCGGGGAGCtttcgtgtcgtccatctttatttacagtctatgaggtgaacaaaattaaaagaacaatACAATAAATCAGAATTAGGTACAACATCCAACCTTAGAGCTGTCGGCGATGACAAAGAAAGACTCCCCGTCGATCATGAACGTCTCGATGTCGTTGGGTTTGCGGATCTTCAGGATGTCGATgtcctggatcttgatgaacTTGTTGGCGGAGTTGTCCCGTTTGTAAATGTGTGAGCCCCCAAACAGCTGAGCCACGATGACAAAGAGGTGGCTGTCGATCACCATGGGCTTGCAGACCACAGTGGATGTGCCTAAACGTGAAGAGAGGTCGATGACACAGAAAAAGCGCTAAGAATGCAAAACAGATCATCTTGAATTGATGTCCCTAAAAAGATCCTTGCTCTGAGTCCCGGCAATTATTATTAGCAATTGTATTATAATTTAAGACGGACATTTTTTAAAGGGTTAAGATCTGCTATGACTCTTTTATTTACTCACTTTGAATAGTGTCATAGGGTCTGAAGGTCATCTCAACGTGATCCCATTCCAGGAAGCTGCATGTCCCAGCGAACGGTTGTGGAAAAACAACATACTGATCTTTACCAAAGGTGAAGGCCTCCACTGAGATCGACTCAAACTTCAGCGACTGATAGGAGGCAAACTCTGAAAGGCAGTGAGCACAATGACACAACGATAAGTTCTCCCACAGAAACGCCTCATCATCTGAGCTTTATTGTCAGCACTGATAAAATGGCGATAAGGAACAGGGAGGAGGCGTGAGAGGAAAAGGTGATGCAGTCAGCTGGGGACAGGGAGCTATTATTGAGGCTTTTCCTGTGGGAAGAAGCGGGGCAGACACAGGAAGATGATACCTGTGGTGATGCAGTCAAAGGAGTGTGGCAGCAGGTCGTTGATCTTCTTCCCCTGGTGAATGGGCGGACCGCTGCAGTAGATCTGATCCAGGGTGGCGTTGGTGTGGTGCATCCACTCCACCAGCCACTTGAGCTTGCAGTCGCATATCAGGTTGTTGCCCCGCAGATCACTTACATGCAAGGATGAATCGCAAGCAACATCAGTTCACGGAAAAATTTATGTTTTGGAGGCTTTTatgttcagtttctgctcctGGTCTGTTGTGTCTCTTCCATATTTGCCTGAACTTTGACTTCAAGCCAACGACATCACAACAAGTGTCCTATCTACTCAGTGGTCTCTACTCGTAGCCCGCTTTTGGTTTAAATTACTGTTGACCTTGAATGTGTGTCTCtaatccacacacatgcacgcacacacacacacacacacacacacacacaccctgcagccTGCATTATTCTCACTGATTGTGTTGGTGTGACCACAGCCAGGATCTTTTCTCTCTAAATGGCTTGTTTACCTTTTACCCTGATACTCTGGCCTCACAACCCAaaccctcacctctcctctagATCTCttatctcctttttttcctcttttgtttctccATAGGAGCAGCGAATAACATCTCCTACAGTCGTTTGTTTTCTCACTCCTGTTCAAGTGTTGATTactgtccttttctttcttttaagcACCATAACAAGCGGAAGGAAGGATCAACATCACCGAATAAATCTCTTTAGACACCAAAGTGTATCACAGTACATGTATGTTCCTTGTTCCATTGTGCTAATTGCTTGATTGGGAATAAATACCACATCTCACAAATCAAGCTCATAAGACAACTACCTAAGTAACATGCAAAAAGATTATTACTTGTTGGTGTAGAAGAAAATATGCATCCTGATCAGGTTCTGTCAAGCTCTGTGCAGATACATGTGTGAAACTCTTTCTTGTGTACATATTAATGCAATTTACCAAATTAGTAACTAACAGATTGGATCAAGTCATAATATTAttagaataaagtcataattctAGGCTACATATCATTTTAGAGGGGATATCAGATGGTCGGCCTGTTGAGATATGCAGTTATAGGtttcacaaataatgaaatacttaCAActctaaatctttttttcaacATGGCCCTATTGCCATTTTGTATAAtgatacatacagtatatataaatatctaagGATATATTACTAGAAATACGCTGGGTCTGGATTTCAGACTGCACTCACACTTTGGTCAAAGCGTCCATGCCCTTGAAGACATCCTTGGGCAGCGTCTCAAGGTTGTTGTAAGCCAGACTCCTAATCGAAGAAAGggaacaaaaaaatacacacagtgatTGAATTAGGAGCAACTGTCTCGCTGCAGACAGCAGATGCTGAGTCATTACACTGTATTATATGATTTGCATTGGTTCTGAGTAAATTATTgtacaaacaagaaaaatgacGTGACTGAACGCATGAAGTCAAAACCTGAATCCACGACAATACAGCTGAGACATGGCACAGTCATGTAACAGGTGAAATAGAAGGGGAATATAAGAATtagtgattattttatttaaattagtGCAGGGAGGGATTAGAATTCGTTGTAGAAGGGTCACATACAAATCTTGGATTTTCCCTTTTATGTGAGTAGTGGGTAATATTTAATTCCCTTAATACTGCTGGTTATATTTCACACTGAAAACCCATATTTAAACAGCGCTTCTCTTCTCTGAGCCTGCCTCGTGGCTATTTCTGCCAGTCGCAGGTATAagaccaaccaacaaacacaggCCCCTCAGGCACATTTCACATGCGAGCGGAGGAGTGAACTCCAAACCAGAAAGAGATGCAATGAAATGTCGGCGTAATTCATGGACGTTGCATTATTTATTCGTGAGTTGGTTTcacgggggagagagaggccattttagtttgtgagtttgtgatGGAGGCGCTCTGCAAACAGATGGAGGATGGAGTGGACAGGATTTGAGCAGGACCCCTGTCTGTGCCTTTTAATAATGTATTTAGCGTGTGATGCATTCAAGATGCCCtctaatgtatttattcatctttttttggTATAAAAGTTTGTTTACTTTCCTGATAACAAGGGAAGGTATCTGCAGggcactttttcttttcatatggTTGCAAAGGGATGTGTGAAGGGTTTGCTAAGGATTTCTTTCCCCTTCAAAGCATCACACCTTGTATTCTGTTCTCCTCAGATACATATGAGATCCACCTGAGCCACTGATACTTTAACTCACACTGTTTCTGGCTTTACTAATGATAGTTTGATGTATAACCAGAGTTCTCTCACCTAAACCACCCAGATAAACTGTTAAACCTCTTGTATTTACGGTGCTGTTCAACATGCCCTACACCTGAAAATAGGATGGGGGGAGTTGAAAGTcgtccaaccatccatccacacattgTTTCATGCACGATGAGGAACACAAGTATGCCTTTTTGCAGTACTCCTCTCCATATGTACTCAAAATGTGCTTGGTAGGAACCTGTCTTAGAATCAGGGGCAGATAATGAGTCCCTTGGTTTAACGTTACATTACTGTTATATTTAGTCTTGACCTTCGAGGTCGAGCACATTCTCGACTATCTTTAGTTGTGGCTGGCTTTGCAGTTCAGGAAAGTGAATGTTTACAAAAAATACTGTAGATAAACAGTTTGGCTTCTTTGGATTGGATTTCGTTGTCATGCTCCAGCTCACAGGATGAATTCTGTTAGGATTATGGACTTTTGAAGGTTGGTTCTATCATCTCGACCATGGAGGTTATATTTTAACCCCTGTcggtttgtttgattgttgtttGGATTacatgaaaaactaaaacagatttccacacatcttgatggaaggatgggacGTGGGCCAGAAAAGAACTCAGATGCAGACAAAAGTGCAAATCCAAGAattttccttcactttctttaacattttgggagacatttacattttcaccaatttccaagagaataattcatggatctaggGTATGCACTCCTCTAATTACCATTCTAGATAATATATACTCttcttgcatgtgtgtttctgctgtgtccACGTATTTAGAGCTGCTCCTGTGGGTGCATGTTCCTGGGTAGGCGTTGTTTCAatgttttctctgcatctcACACTGCTTCACACTTGCAAACTCTTCTCATCCAGAACCAGCAGTATTTAAAGACCAGGTCAGCTACAGATTTGATGCCAGAATGTTGTTCAACCTTATGGTTCACCTGCCACCTTTCCCCTCAGCCAGCCCAACCTATCAGCCCCTGTCCCTGAGCTGCATGCCGGCTCTGCGTGCCTCACCTGGAGCTTATCGAGCATCAGATCTTTTGGACTCTGAACATTGAGTAGAATGGTTGCCAGCACTTATTGTCGGTATAAGCAACATTTTTGTCGGCACGTCACAGTTTTTCTAATAAAAGCCAATTCACTGGGCCTCTCTGTCTcattgatttaattatttagaCAAAAATATAGTTATTATAAGAGTCAAAGCCACAGAATCATCCTTATTTTTCCTGCCATTAATATGTGGACAACAACTCTGCTGGAACACTAAGTCAATGTAACATCCAGAGACACCATGACCTGTCTCTCAGCAACCTGATCCAGCTGAAACCTTCAGCCAGTAACCTTGGATGTAACCACTGGCAGCAGTGATTCTGATTACTTTGCACTTCAGACAGTAACAAAGTGACAGAATAGGGAACCGTTCATGTTGGAATACCTTAAATACTAGGATCATGGTAGCTTTTACCACAATTCTTCCTTTTTAGAAATCATTTAAATGGAATCAACAAAATACTTACAGATGTATCAGCGCTTTGAGGCCCCGGAAAGCAAATGGAGATATCGATGcaattttgttattttcaataaatctgTAAATGAGAAGTATTTAATTAGTATTTAGGTTGATATAGATAGACTGTGACACTATGTAAGTAACCTCACATGTGAAACATGTGTTTCTGCTTGTGCTGAAAACCTGAGCTCTGTCCAAATTGTACATTATGCTTTGTACTAACTTTGTTCATACTggaataaggcacagacacatttGTTTTAGATTATTCTAGCTAATTAGACTAGGGCTCTGGTTGATGTCGGAAAGAATTACATAAGGTCAGTAAACATCATGAACTCATAAAAGTCATAGAGAATGTAAATGATTCCACCCTCATCAGACAACAGTCAAAACCTTAAACATGCCAGCATGCAATCCAATATTGTACCACAATGCAACACTCTGTTCCAAAGTGAtcaccacctccaccaaggaagtttACGCCCCATCCATTGGTTTGTCTGGTTGTCAGAAGGATTACTCAAAGAAATACTTGACAGATTTTGATCAAATTTAATGGAacgatgggacatgggccaagaaagaactggATCCAGACAAAGAGACTGATCCATgatgttttttcacattgtgaGGGCGTtagttgacattttcactgatgagGCATGATTTCATATTTCAAAAACTATGATTTGATCTATgattgtgtgcaatttggtgtggtttGACatttgggccttggcggaggtatgtgatCTACTGAGTGTTCTGGTTGGCTTTGACCTCATATCAGTTTGTTTTACAGCAGCACAATAATGAGATGCAGTTTGTGGGTTTTATGATGCTCTACCACACGTCCTCCTTATAACCTTTATTACTTAAAAGCATGGCAGTTGCCAGCTTTAAGGTACAAGTAAATACTTACAGATATTCCAAATGTGGTAAACCCAGGAATGCGTCTTCATCAATGAGGTCGAGTGCGTTTGCTGTGAACAgcctgtaaaaacaaagaagttAAACCAGACTTTGCTGTTGATTTGTGGATTTGCAAATTCAAATAACTCAACAAACTTCAGTTGTATAACAAAACGCTTAATGTCATTCTGTAAAAGAATCATTATAACTTTACAGTTTTTGAAAGCCATATATAGTTCTCCTTCCAAGACCGTGTACATAATTTATCcctgcctacacacacacacacacacacacacacacacacacacacacacacacacacacacacacacacacacacacacacacacacacacacacacacacacacacagctcctctctgcCCAGCCCCTGCTGTTAGAGTTGTTGTAGCCATGTGGTGTATTGCATAATCCTGACACCATTAGAGAGAATCTCCCTTTGAACCAGCCTCTATACAAGTCCTCTGGGGGGGACCCTTATTGTTTATACAAATAAAGAactgatagacagacagacagacagacagatagatagagagatagatagagagatagatagatagagagacagacagatagagagatggacagaaagaTAGATGCACTCACAGCAGTTGCAGGGCTGGCGTGTGAACAAAGCTTCCTCCAGCGATTTCATTGAATCCAGACTTGACAAAAGATCTTAACAAATGGAGAAACATACATTAAAGGTGAATTCATCATATGAATAATTGTAGAAATAACACTTACAATGCATATACTGAAAGGCATTTACTATAATGTACCATAGGCTTTCCAGACAACTAATCATGGCACAATGTGTATAGCTGCAGGAGCACTTACAGTGACACGACGTCGGAGGGGAAAGTGTGAGGCACGGAGCGGACATTCTCACATAGGGCATTATCTTTAGTGCAGATGCATCCGGCGGGACATCTGGGCTGCCTCACTCTCCGTCCGTCCACCAGCACCAGGCTGACCGCGGCCACCCACACCAGGAGCGTCcatcctctccatcctctccgTGCGCTGCTGCCCGGGTGTCCCATTCCTTCTGTCCCAGCCGAGTCTTTTCACTCCCGCCTGCACATGCAActtctacacacagacacaaccctCGAGGAGCAATCGCAGGATTTAAATAggaatcttttttaaatgtttgttttgctgatgaGAAGCTGGTGCTCCGGTGGTGATGGTGCGCGCTCTGACGCAGCCGGGCTTGTGCCTATGCTCCTGGCGTCTCAATAG is a window of Paralichthys olivaceus isolate ysfri-2021 chromosome 21, ASM2471397v2, whole genome shotgun sequence DNA encoding:
- the lgi1b gene encoding leucine-rich glioma-inactivated protein 1b: MGHPGSSARRGWRGWTLLVWVAAVSLVLVDGRRVRQPRCPAGCICTKDNALCENVRSVPHTFPSDVVSLSFVKSGFNEIAGGSFVHTPALQLLLFTANALDLIDEDAFLGLPHLEYLFIENNKIASISPFAFRGLKALIHLSLAYNNLETLPKDVFKGMDALTKVDLRGNNLICDCKLKWLVEWMHHTNATLDQIYCSGPPIHQGKKINDLLPHSFDCITTEFASYQSLKFESISVEAFTFGKDQYVVFPQPFAGTCSFLEWDHVEMTFRPYDTIQSTSTVVCKPMVIDSHLFVIVAQLFGGSHIYKRDNSANKFIKIQDIDILKIRKPNDIETFMIDGESFFVIADSSKAGSTTVYKWNGNGFYSHQSLHPWYRDTDVEYLEISNKPHLILSSSSQRPVVYQWNRSQKQFERRTDIPDMEDVFSVKHFRVKGDLFVCLTRFIGDSKVMRWDGAMFKEVQTFPSRGSMVFQPVSIGKWQYAILGSDYSLTQVYQWEGKRGQFIPSQELNIQAPRAFSIVSIDDRVFLLASSFKGKTQIYEHLMIDLSN